In Vidua chalybeata isolate OUT-0048 chromosome 5, bVidCha1 merged haplotype, whole genome shotgun sequence, one genomic interval encodes:
- the PMM1 gene encoding phosphomannomutase 1, translating to MAAARGRVLCLFDVDGTLTPARQKIEPEVDAFLRELRERVHIGVVGGSDYAKIAEQLGEGDEVIDKFDYVFAENGTVQYKNGQLVSKQAIQDHLGEELLQDLINFCLNYMALLKLPKKRGTFIEFRNGMLNISPIGRSCTPEERIEFSELDKKERIREKFVAALQREFAGKGLRFSRGGMISFDVFPEGWDKRYCLNVLDDERFDTIHFFGNETTPGGNDYEIYDDPRTVGHSVQSPQDTVQRCREIFFPERANEC from the exons atggcggcggcgcggggtCGGGTGCTCTGTCTCTTCGACGTGGACGGGACCCTGACGCCGGCCCGGCAG AAAATCGAGCCGGAGGTGGACGCGTTCCTGCGGGAGCTTCGGGAGAGGGTGCACATCGGCGTGGTGGGAGGCTCCGACTATGCCAAGATagctgagcagctgggggaagggGACGAAG TTATTGATAAGTTTGACTACGTCTTCGCAGAGAACGGCACAGTGCAATACAAGAATGGGCAGCTGGTCTCCAAACAA GCCATTCAGGACCACTTgggggaggagctgctgcaggatctGATCAATTTCTGTCTCAACTACATGGCGCTGCTGAAGCTGCCCAAGAAACG AGGGACCTTCATTGAGTTTCGCAATGGAATGTTGAACATCTCCCCCATTGGTCGGAGCTGCACCCCAGAGGAGCGAATCGAGTTCTCAGAGCTGGACAAG AAAGAGCGGATACGGGAGAAGTTTGTGGCAGCCTTGCAGAGGGAATTTGCTGGCAAAGGCCTGCGTTTCTCTCGAG GTGGCATGATCAGCTTTGACGTCTTCCCAGAGGGCTGGGACAAGCGCTACTGCCTCAACGTGCTCGATGACGAGAGATTTGACACCATCCACTTCTTTGGGAACGAGACAACCCCT GGAGGGAACGATTATGAAATCTATGATGATCCCCGCACTGTAGGACACAGTGTCCAGTCCCCCCAGGACACAGTCCAGCGATGCCGTGAAATCTTCTTTCCAGAAAGAGCAAATGAGTGCTGA
- the CSDC2 gene encoding cold shock domain-containing protein C2 isoform X2, which produces MSSDPSAPPAVPPLHSPKSPVWPTFPFQREGSRIWERGNLLLRDLPSPLPTKRTRTYSATARASAGPIFKGVCKQFSRSQGHGFITPENGTEDIFVHVSDIEGEYVPVEGDEVTYKVCPIPPKNQKFQAVEVVLTNLAPHTKHETWSGQIIGS; this is translated from the exons ATGTCATCGGACCCCAGCGCCCCACcggcagtgccacccctgcacTCCCCCAAGTCACCGGTGTGGCCCACCTTCCCCTTCCAGCGGGAGGGCAGCCGCATCTGGGAGCGGGGCAACCTCCTGCTACGGGACCtgcccagccccctccccaccaagAGGACCAGGACCTACTCGGC GACAGCGCGTGCCTCTGCTGGCCCCATCTTCAAGGGCGTCTGCAAGCAGTTCTCTCGCTCCCAGGGCCATGGGTTTATCACCCCAGAGAATGGCACTGAGGACATTTTCGTGCATGTGTCTGA catcGAGGGAGAATATGTCCCAGTGGAGGGGGATGAGGTGACGTACAAGGTCTGCCCCATTCCTCCCAAGAACCAGAAGTTCCAGGCAGTGGAGGTGGTCCTCACCAACCTGGCGCCCCACACGAAGCACGAGACATGGTCTGGCCAGATCATCGGCTCCTAG
- the CSDC2 gene encoding cold shock domain-containing protein C2 isoform X1 has product MLGEVTSSRPTRLGILSPAAHLPDPKTEEPTDPTMSSDPSAPPAVPPLHSPKSPVWPTFPFQREGSRIWERGNLLLRDLPSPLPTKRTRTYSATARASAGPIFKGVCKQFSRSQGHGFITPENGTEDIFVHVSDIEGEYVPVEGDEVTYKVCPIPPKNQKFQAVEVVLTNLAPHTKHETWSGQIIGS; this is encoded by the exons ATGCTAGGGGAG GTCACCAGCAGTAGGCCCACACGCCTGGGCatcctttctcctgctgcccacctgCCTGATCCCAAAACGGAGGAGCCCACCGACCCCACCATGTCATCGGACCCCAGCGCCCCACcggcagtgccacccctgcacTCCCCCAAGTCACCGGTGTGGCCCACCTTCCCCTTCCAGCGGGAGGGCAGCCGCATCTGGGAGCGGGGCAACCTCCTGCTACGGGACCtgcccagccccctccccaccaagAGGACCAGGACCTACTCGGC GACAGCGCGTGCCTCTGCTGGCCCCATCTTCAAGGGCGTCTGCAAGCAGTTCTCTCGCTCCCAGGGCCATGGGTTTATCACCCCAGAGAATGGCACTGAGGACATTTTCGTGCATGTGTCTGA catcGAGGGAGAATATGTCCCAGTGGAGGGGGATGAGGTGACGTACAAGGTCTGCCCCATTCCTCCCAAGAACCAGAAGTTCCAGGCAGTGGAGGTGGTCCTCACCAACCTGGCGCCCCACACGAAGCACGAGACATGGTCTGGCCAGATCATCGGCTCCTAG
- the POLR3H gene encoding DNA-directed RNA polymerase III subunit RPC8 translates to MFVLVEMTDTVRIPPWQFERKLNESIAEELNKKLANKVVYNVGLCICLYDITKLEDSYIFPGDGASHTKVHFRYVVFHPFLDEILIGQIKSCSQDGVHVSLGFFDDIVIPPESLQQPAKFDEAEQVWVWEYETEEGAHDLYMDIGEEIRFRVVDETFVDTSPTGPSSAEASTSNAAEEVQKKEAPYTLVGSISEPGLGLLSWWTNS, encoded by the exons ATGTTTGTCCTGGTGGAGATGACTGACACTGTAAGAATTCCTCCCTGGCAATTTGAAAGGAAACTGAACGAATCCATTGCTGAAGAGCTAAACAAGAAATTGGCCAATAAG gTCGTATACAATGTTGGGCTCTGCATCTGTCTGTATGATATCACAAAGCTGGAAGATTCATACATATTTCCTGGGGATGGTGCATCACATACCAAGG tgcATTTCCGCTATGTGGTCTTCCATCCCTTCCTGGATGAGATTCTGATTGGACAGATTAaaagctgcagccaggatggCGTCCATG TTTCTCTTGGATTCTTTGATGATATTGTCATCCCACCAgaatccctgcagcagccagctaAGTT TGATGAAGCAGAGCAGGTGTGGGTGTGGGAATATGAGACAGAAGAAGGGGCCCATGACCTTTACATGGACATCGGGGAAGAGATCCGCTTCCGAGTCGTGGATGAAACGTTTGTTGATACGTCACCGACCGGTCCAAGCTCTGCAGAGGCTTCCACTTCAAATGCTGCAGAAGAAGTCCAGAAGAAAGAGGCACCCTACACTCTTGTG GGATCAATCAGCGAGCCAGGCCTGGGCCTCCTGTCGTGGTGGACAAACAGTTAG